A window of the Aeromicrobium phoceense genome harbors these coding sequences:
- a CDS encoding molybdenum cofactor biosynthesis protein MoaE has product MTTEAVTGRVVHARVVDEPLDVAEHLAAVTGRATGATDVFVGTIRDHDPDAAGTVAQLEYEAHPDAEGMMAALAGQVALSTGATVAVSHRFGSLSVGDVAVVIASAAPHRREALEATRALIELIKTEVPIWKRQTDTQGRSDWVGL; this is encoded by the coding sequence ATGACGACCGAAGCGGTGACCGGACGGGTCGTCCACGCCCGCGTGGTCGACGAGCCGCTCGACGTGGCCGAGCACCTGGCCGCCGTCACCGGACGCGCGACCGGCGCCACCGACGTGTTCGTCGGCACGATCCGCGACCACGACCCCGACGCCGCCGGCACCGTCGCGCAGCTGGAGTACGAGGCGCACCCCGACGCCGAGGGGATGATGGCCGCCCTGGCGGGCCAGGTCGCGCTCAGCACCGGAGCGACGGTCGCCGTCTCGCACCGCTTCGGCTCGCTCTCCGTCGGCGACGTCGCCGTCGTGATCGCCAGCGCGGCCCCCCACCGCCGCGAGGCGCTGGAAGCCACTCGCGCCCTGATCGAGCTGATCAAGACCGAGGTCCCGATCTGGAAGCGCCAGACCGACACGCAGGGCCGCTCGGACTGGGTGGGCCTGTGA
- a CDS encoding MoaD/ThiS family protein yields the protein MEPVRVRLFAAAREAAGTSETTVEAATIGDVLDALAARFEDLGPVLTRCSVLVEGTRTTDRSAPVPAGGTVDVLPPYAGG from the coding sequence ATGGAGCCCGTGAGAGTGCGACTCTTCGCCGCCGCCCGCGAGGCGGCCGGCACGTCGGAGACGACGGTGGAGGCCGCCACGATCGGCGACGTCCTTGACGCGTTGGCCGCGAGGTTCGAGGACCTCGGTCCGGTGCTGACGCGGTGCTCGGTGCTGGTGGAGGGCACGCGCACGACCGACCGGTCGGCGCCCGTCCCTGCCGGTGGCACCGTCGACGTGCTGCCGCCCTACGCGGGAGGCTGA
- a CDS encoding Fpg/Nei family DNA glycosylase, protein MPEGHTLHRLALDLTGTFGGKRVRSSSPQGRFESAAVFDGRELVEATAHGKHLFVAFAGTEEQVHVHLGLYGSFNLVDDPAPPVVGQVRWRIASDRVSADLRGPTACEALTPDEVEAVLARLGEDPLDPDADVERAAAMVARSRAPIATLLMDQRIIAGVGNVYRAEVLFRHRIDPRTPGRDLRPVTFLTLWSDLVGLMGEGVRTGRIDTVRAEHEPEAMGRPPRVDDHGGEVYVYRRAGQPCHVCGTKVRTEVVAARNLFWCPRCQRRR, encoded by the coding sequence TTGCCTGAGGGACACACCCTCCACCGGCTCGCGCTCGACCTGACCGGCACGTTCGGCGGCAAGCGCGTCCGTTCGTCCAGCCCTCAGGGCCGGTTCGAGTCCGCCGCGGTGTTCGACGGCCGTGAACTGGTCGAGGCCACGGCCCACGGCAAGCACCTGTTCGTCGCCTTCGCGGGCACCGAGGAGCAGGTGCACGTGCACCTCGGGCTGTACGGGTCGTTCAACCTCGTCGACGATCCCGCGCCTCCGGTCGTGGGGCAGGTGCGCTGGCGCATCGCCTCCGACCGGGTCAGCGCCGACCTGCGCGGCCCGACGGCCTGCGAGGCGCTGACCCCCGACGAGGTGGAGGCCGTGCTGGCGCGGCTGGGCGAGGACCCGCTCGACCCCGACGCCGACGTGGAGAGGGCCGCCGCGATGGTGGCGCGGTCCCGCGCACCGATCGCGACGCTCCTCATGGACCAGCGCATCATCGCGGGAGTCGGAAATGTCTACCGCGCCGAGGTGCTCTTCCGGCACCGCATCGATCCGAGGACCCCGGGACGCGACCTGCGGCCGGTGACGTTCCTCACGCTGTGGTCCGATCTCGTCGGCTTGATGGGGGAGGGGGTGCGCACCGGACGCATCGACACGGTGCGCGCCGAGCACGAGCCCGAGGCCATGGGACGCCCGCCGCGCGTGGACGATCACGGCGGCGAGGTCTACGTCTACCGCCGCGCCGGACAGCCGTGTCACGTCTGCGGGACGAAGGTGCGCACCGAGGTCGTCGCGGCGAGAAACCTGTTCTGGTGCCCGCGCTGCCAGAGACGCCGATAG
- a CDS encoding SpoIIE family protein phosphatase, with amino-acid sequence MSTARGARRDPVGRYLSSNAREWRSGSKDGQMAVLAALLLVTVVMFIISLTWYAIMPVTMFILPLLVGGMLLQWWPQASLTGIVLFAATVSSLVYTLDSGWNAARPASLLAVYLAAAILLYSASRTRSGLPAALGEAMLMELRDRLQAQGTVPRLPEGWVSESAMESAGSAKFAGDFLVANLSKDEKYLEMVLVDVCGKGVSAGTQSLQLAGALGGLIGSLPPLGLFAAGNDYLLRQSWDEGFATAVHVLVNLETGGYEVLNAGHPPAMHWKPDEDRWVVSGARGLALGIIDHPEFRGATGVLAPGEALMFYTDGVVETRTLDLAVGIEWLRGAAKIAISHGMDGAPRRILDQTEPGEDDRAVLILHRLPA; translated from the coding sequence GTGAGTACGGCGCGAGGGGCGAGACGCGACCCCGTCGGTCGCTACCTGTCGTCCAACGCCCGTGAGTGGCGCTCGGGCTCCAAGGACGGCCAGATGGCGGTTCTGGCCGCCCTGCTGCTGGTCACCGTGGTCATGTTCATCATCAGCCTGACCTGGTACGCGATCATGCCGGTCACGATGTTCATCCTCCCGCTGCTGGTGGGCGGGATGCTCCTCCAGTGGTGGCCGCAGGCCTCCCTGACGGGCATCGTGCTGTTCGCCGCCACGGTCTCGTCGCTGGTCTACACGCTCGACAGCGGCTGGAACGCCGCCCGGCCCGCGTCCCTGCTCGCGGTCTACCTCGCCGCCGCGATCCTGCTCTACAGCGCGTCCCGCACCCGCTCGGGCCTGCCCGCCGCGCTCGGCGAGGCCATGCTGATGGAGCTGCGCGACCGCCTGCAGGCCCAGGGCACCGTCCCGAGGCTGCCCGAGGGCTGGGTCAGCGAGTCCGCGATGGAGTCGGCCGGATCGGCCAAGTTCGCCGGCGACTTCCTCGTCGCCAACCTGTCCAAGGACGAGAAGTACCTCGAGATGGTGCTCGTCGACGTCTGCGGCAAGGGCGTCTCCGCCGGCACCCAGTCGCTCCAGCTGGCCGGAGCGCTCGGCGGGCTGATCGGCTCGCTGCCACCGCTGGGGCTGTTCGCCGCGGGCAACGACTACCTGCTGCGTCAGTCGTGGGACGAAGGCTTCGCCACGGCGGTGCACGTGCTGGTGAACCTCGAGACCGGCGGCTACGAGGTCCTGAACGCCGGGCACCCGCCGGCGATGCACTGGAAGCCCGACGAGGACCGGTGGGTCGTCTCGGGTGCGCGCGGTCTGGCGCTCGGCATCATCGACCACCCCGAGTTCCGCGGCGCCACCGGCGTCCTCGCGCCCGGCGAGGCGCTGATGTTCTACACCGACGGCGTCGTCGAGACCCGCACGCTCGACCTCGCGGTGGGCATCGAGTGGCTGCGCGGTGCGGCGAAGATCGCGATCAGTCACGGCATGGACGGCGCGCCCCGCCGGATCCTCGACCAGACCGAGCCCGGCGAGGACGACCGCGCGGTGCTCATCCTGCACCGGCTTCCCGCCTGA
- a CDS encoding ribose-5-phosphate isomerase: MRVHLGADHAGYELKTHLVTWLRENGHEPIDHGAHAYDELDDYPPFCIDAAQGVVDDPGSLGIVIGGSGNGEQIAANKVPGIRCALTWSVETAQLARQHNNAQVMGIGARMHSVEEVESIVEAFLATPWSEADRHQRRIDLLAEYEEKGTLA; encoded by the coding sequence ATGCGCGTCCACCTCGGTGCCGATCACGCCGGCTACGAACTCAAGACCCACCTCGTCACCTGGCTGCGGGAGAACGGCCACGAGCCGATCGACCACGGCGCCCATGCCTACGACGAGCTCGACGACTACCCGCCCTTCTGCATCGACGCGGCCCAGGGCGTTGTCGACGACCCGGGCTCGCTCGGCATCGTCATCGGCGGCTCGGGCAACGGTGAGCAGATCGCCGCGAACAAGGTGCCTGGCATCCGCTGCGCGCTGACGTGGAGCGTCGAGACGGCTCAGCTCGCCCGTCAGCACAACAACGCCCAGGTCATGGGCATCGGCGCGCGCATGCACTCGGTCGAGGAGGTCGAGTCGATCGTCGAGGCGTTCCTCGCCACGCCGTGGAGCGAGGCCGACCGCCACCAGCGTCGGATCGACCTGCTGGCCGAGTACGAGGAGAAGGGCACTCTTGCCTGA
- a CDS encoding CDP-glycerol glycerophosphotransferase family protein — translation MSTLLERVRGHLDRREHRMRHRFRTDVSSRNGVFVWSTAALVAVAALALLIRWLLDLPMVAGVVAAVIGVLVVRAAMLRPATPPHVHGLPGVPEPKVCPAPDPADRGPFVIAVRWLGAVTALAVAFAPSLAVGFAVLLLAAAAAPVIADKVVLWRARLTLRRALKAYEPRFVLGYGGYGGGPIHVGMWEPHLLASGDRGVIVGLRSHYCAELRAAIRPSMPWISAGSDVLGDMRVLTVPSVTTFFYVHNAPGHLKLMGIRSVRHVWLGHGDSDKAGSHHTRHLRYDVLVASGEAAIDRYARHGVEIPRERFVLLGRPQSGDVLPAETPGTEVARPTVLYAPTWTGNGKMTDFSSMRIADRILRALLVAGTDVIFRPHPVFLRDAYWAGRLEELNAILAADHEDLATPGRHVWGEEAVRGWSVAECMNHADALVSDVSSVVSDWLASGKPYLMVSMVHDLDEFADAVPVAAGGYMVDRELTDLPKVLAQMLREDPLAARRRQLKVHVLGEFEGDASARAFSAWVHEMAHTPMVRG, via the coding sequence ATGTCGACATTGCTGGAGCGGGTGCGAGGGCACCTCGATCGCCGCGAGCACCGCATGCGGCACCGGTTCCGCACCGACGTCTCCAGCCGCAACGGCGTCTTCGTGTGGTCGACGGCCGCCCTGGTCGCGGTCGCCGCGCTCGCGCTCCTGATCCGGTGGCTCCTCGACCTCCCGATGGTCGCCGGCGTCGTCGCGGCCGTGATCGGCGTCCTGGTCGTCCGCGCGGCGATGCTCCGCCCGGCCACGCCGCCCCACGTCCACGGTCTGCCCGGCGTCCCCGAGCCGAAGGTCTGCCCCGCTCCCGATCCGGCCGACCGTGGCCCCTTCGTCATCGCCGTGCGGTGGCTCGGCGCGGTGACGGCGCTGGCCGTCGCGTTCGCCCCGTCACTGGCCGTGGGCTTCGCCGTGCTCCTGCTCGCGGCGGCGGCCGCTCCGGTCATCGCCGACAAGGTCGTGCTCTGGCGGGCCCGCCTGACGCTGCGCCGCGCGCTGAAGGCCTACGAGCCGCGCTTCGTTCTCGGCTACGGCGGCTACGGCGGCGGCCCGATCCACGTGGGCATGTGGGAGCCGCACCTGCTGGCCTCGGGCGACCGGGGCGTCATCGTCGGCCTCCGCAGCCACTACTGCGCCGAGCTGCGGGCCGCCATCCGTCCGTCCATGCCCTGGATCTCCGCTGGCTCCGACGTGCTGGGCGACATGCGCGTCCTCACGGTGCCGAGCGTCACCACCTTCTTCTACGTCCACAACGCGCCGGGCCACCTCAAGCTCATGGGCATCCGCTCGGTGCGCCACGTGTGGCTCGGCCACGGTGACTCGGACAAGGCCGGGAGCCACCACACGCGCCACCTGCGCTACGACGTCCTGGTGGCGTCGGGCGAGGCCGCGATCGACCGCTACGCCCGCCACGGCGTGGAGATCCCGCGTGAGCGGTTCGTCCTGCTGGGCCGGCCCCAGTCCGGTGACGTGCTGCCGGCCGAAACGCCCGGCACCGAGGTCGCCCGGCCGACCGTGCTCTACGCGCCCACCTGGACCGGCAACGGCAAGATGACCGACTTCTCGTCGATGCGGATCGCCGACCGCATCCTGCGGGCGCTGCTCGTCGCCGGCACCGACGTGATCTTCCGCCCGCACCCCGTGTTCCTGCGCGACGCGTACTGGGCCGGGCGGCTGGAGGAGCTCAACGCGATCCTCGCCGCCGACCACGAGGATCTCGCCACTCCCGGCCGCCACGTGTGGGGCGAGGAGGCCGTGCGGGGCTGGTCGGTGGCCGAGTGCATGAACCACGCCGACGCCCTCGTCTCGGACGTCTCCAGCGTCGTCTCGGACTGGCTCGCCTCGGGCAAGCCCTACCTGATGGTGAGCATGGTCCACGACCTCGACGAGTTCGCCGACGCCGTGCCCGTGGCCGCCGGCGGCTACATGGTCGACCGCGAGCTCACGGATCTGCCGAAGGTGCTCGCGCAGATGCTGCGCGAGGACCCCCTGGCCGCGCGCCGCCGCCAGCTCAAGGTGCACGTGCTGGGCGAGTTCGAGGGCGACGCGTCGGCCCGGGCGTTCTCGGCCTGGGTCCACGAGATGGCCCACACGCCGATGGTCCGCGGCTGA
- a CDS encoding dephospho-CoA kinase — protein sequence MDPSSLPELLAARVRGRAPACGATRVIAIDGRSGAGKTALALDLADRIGAPILHLERLYPGWHGLSRTPAIVRALLADLAIGEIGRARQWDWEADAPGRWLTVRPTNDLIIEGVGAGATALRPFLSHLVWLEAPEVERRRRALTRDGDTYAPWWDVWAAQEEQYIATDHTPEAADLIVSTGS from the coding sequence GTGGACCCCTCCAGCCTTCCCGAGCTCCTGGCCGCGCGCGTGCGCGGCCGCGCTCCGGCCTGCGGAGCCACCCGCGTCATCGCGATCGACGGCCGCAGCGGAGCCGGCAAGACGGCACTCGCCCTGGACCTCGCCGACCGGATCGGCGCGCCAATCCTGCACCTCGAGCGTCTCTACCCCGGCTGGCACGGCCTGTCCCGGACCCCCGCCATCGTCCGTGCCCTCCTGGCCGACCTGGCGATCGGCGAGATCGGCCGCGCCCGGCAGTGGGACTGGGAGGCCGACGCGCCGGGCCGGTGGCTCACCGTGCGACCGACGAACGACCTCATCATCGAGGGCGTGGGGGCCGGCGCCACCGCGCTGCGGCCGTTCCTCAGCCATCTCGTGTGGCTCGAGGCGCCCGAGGTGGAGCGGCGCCGGCGGGCCCTCACCCGCGACGGCGACACCTACGCCCCGTGGTGGGACGTGTGGGCCGCCCAGGAGGAGCAGTACATCGCCACCGACCACACGCCGGAGGCAGCCGACCTGATCGTGTCGACGGGGTCCTGA
- the moaA gene encoding GTP 3',8-cyclase MoaA, producing the protein MTLVDGFGRVHRDLRISLTDKCSLRCTYCMPAEGVPWIERDSILTTDELERIARICVGLGVTSIRLTGGEPLVRKDAVEVVRRLAALGPEVSMTTNGLRLAELAQPLREAGLARLNISIDTLDRERFAQLTRRDRLDDVLAGIEAARVAGFTPLKLNAVAMRGVNEDELVDLVEYAVGQGAQLRFIEQMPLDAGHTWDRAAMLTGDEILERLRTRYELESIPGRGSSPADTWLLDGGPGSVGVIASVTAPFCAACDRIRITADGHVRNCLFARDESDLVKVLRGGGSDEDLVRIISGSIAAKRAGHGIDSPTFVQPDRPMSAIGG; encoded by the coding sequence GTGACCCTCGTCGACGGCTTCGGCCGCGTGCACCGCGACCTGCGGATCTCCCTCACCGACAAGTGCTCGCTGCGCTGCACCTACTGCATGCCCGCCGAGGGCGTGCCGTGGATCGAGCGCGACAGCATCCTCACCACCGACGAGCTGGAGCGGATCGCGCGAATCTGCGTCGGTCTCGGCGTCACCAGCATCCGGCTGACCGGCGGCGAGCCCCTCGTGCGCAAGGACGCCGTCGAGGTCGTCCGGCGCCTGGCGGCGCTGGGCCCCGAGGTCTCGATGACCACCAACGGACTGCGCCTGGCCGAGCTCGCCCAGCCCCTGCGCGAGGCCGGTCTCGCTCGCCTCAACATCTCGATCGACACGCTCGACCGCGAGCGCTTCGCCCAGCTCACCCGCCGCGACCGGCTGGACGACGTCCTGGCGGGCATCGAGGCGGCGCGGGTCGCCGGCTTCACGCCGCTCAAGCTCAACGCCGTCGCGATGCGCGGCGTGAACGAGGACGAGCTCGTCGACCTGGTCGAGTACGCCGTCGGCCAGGGCGCGCAGCTGCGGTTCATCGAGCAGATGCCGCTCGACGCGGGTCACACGTGGGACCGCGCCGCGATGCTCACCGGGGACGAGATCCTCGAGCGCCTCCGTACGCGCTACGAGCTGGAGTCGATCCCCGGCCGCGGCTCCTCCCCCGCCGACACGTGGCTGCTCGACGGCGGTCCCGGCTCGGTCGGCGTCATCGCCTCGGTGACCGCGCCGTTCTGCGCCGCCTGCGACCGCATCCGGATCACCGCCGACGGCCACGTGCGCAACTGCCTCTTCGCGCGCGACGAGTCCGACCTCGTGAAGGTCCTGCGCGGCGGCGGCAGCGACGAGGACCTGGTGCGGATCATCAGCGGCTCGATCGCCGCCAAGCGCGCCGGCCACGGGATCGACTCCCCGACCTTCGTGCAGCCCGACCGCCCGATGAGCGCCATCGGCGGCTGA